The sequence TGTAGGCGCTGGAAAGAACAGGATCACAATTGACGGCCTTGTGCCAAAGACCAAGTATATTGCTTGCGTTTGCGTCAAAGGCCTGATTCCGaaaaaggagcagtgtgtaatCTTCTCAACAGATGAGGCGGCCAGTGCCAGTGGCACTCAGAAACTCATTAATGTGGTGGTGATAACAGTGGCATGTGTGATTGCTGTCCCTCTGACACTGATTGTGTGCTGCGGGGCCCTGAAGAAGCGCTGCCAGAAACTCTTGGGTAGGCAGTCGAAAGAAATACAGGACTCGTACGTTACGTTTGAGACCCTCGGCCCTGGGGCCAAAGCTAAAGGGATGGAAGGCGAGTATCTGACCAGGCTAAATCCTGACGAATCCAACAGGCTGCTCTCAGCGAGGTCCAGTGTTGACTCAGAGGCCACAGCCAGGACTGAGGGGCCACCTAATGAGTACTTCTGCTAAAACCAAACATATGCCTCAACCTCCAGAGGatgcactttgttttttaaCGGCCTGACGATGTGAACTTATTAGTTTCAGTGCTCAGAGACTGGTGTAGTGAAAAAGACTCAAATCAAACCTCTTAAAAGGGTCTTCAGGGGACACTGATAGCTCTGTCAGCATTGGAAGTATGACATTATTTTACAGCCTTGTGGGAATAATAACCACCATAGATTTGGTGAACagcaaaaaagggaaaatacacacaatgacacagtttcaatatttacatgtgttgtaaatgttgtaaaaatgtattttttgaaatTCATTATGCACTTTGAAAGGTGATGTTTTGCAgaggaaaatgttttgaaatgttgcCCTAAACTCTAAAACCCAAtcgatttatttttcttttttccaagaTGTAACCTCTGCATTGTATTAAGATATTTACCTAAAACATAATGTATTTAGAGAAATGGTAAACCAGCAATTATTAGTCTATTTTGTATGTCAGTATGATGTTAACGTGCCAGGTTTACTGTTGGGTCAAAAACctaagatacagtatattttataatgtgtaaatatttgtgACCTGAAatatctgtgtatgtatgtatgtataaaaataaatattttttatattgataCAGCTTACAAGTTTGTTTCTTACCGCTCAGAATATTGATTTAGCAGGAATTAGTTATGTTCATTAAAAAGTAGCTTttcacaaatgtaaacaaaagatTTTGACTGCTAATTTGCTGAAAAATGACATCTGCGATAGTGAAACATACAGCTGAACTCAGCCTGTTTATGTAGAATTTACaactaataattaattattttaaaccTGATTCAAGTAGTGGATGGCTGAGCTGGATCAGAAGAAATAAATCACATGAtgtcagttatttattttttttttacataaatcacAAGATTGATTTTCTGACTAAAACACTGTCACAATATCATTTTTAACACAAATTGAAGCATCAATAACACCAGCGTGATCTGATAAAGATTTAAGATTCAATGACAATTCTGAGAACCTAGAAGACAAACAGGTGTGTGAACAGATTtctataaataataattctCATACAGACACAGTTGTTTATTAAGGAAAGCTACAGTATGCGTTTGGTATCTACAGGTAGactaaactaaaataacaaaaagtacttaaaaacatatatatttggCAAATATCTCCAGTTTATATGTATTGCTATGCAAGCCACTATAATTAAGAAATCAATAATTATATATCTGGGACATTGCCTTTATTACATTGCATTAAAtaaatctctttctctgtcaaacCAAGATGTACACCTCTAAAAAAGCTTAtgtataaaaggaaaaatgtctGTTCAAGATTGCAACTACAATGCTGTTGATGTCATCTGTTTTCACACTTGCTTTACGTGCTTATTCGGCCTATAACAACCTGAGAGACGACCAGTGTTCAGATTATTGAGGTCAGATTACAGTCCTCTCCAGACATCTGTCTCTCCGTCTCTATGCAACCCTCCCTCTGTGTGCCGCTAAGCCTGACGGGCTCCAGCCCACTTAATACAGATGGGCCTCCTGTCATGCCAATGCCTGTGCTTTGGTAGGggacaaataaattaaattagacTGATCCAAAGCGGTTTGAGGGTCATACCTGAAAAtagaacaaaatcaaacataacTCACTGAATCTTGATTTGGGGAGAGAGAGCAGATCCAACAATATTCTCAAGACAAAGTGGACCATTGCTAATAATACACCTTTCCTGTTTGTCTCACATGTCATTTGGTGTCTTAAGTGTTACGTCAAGGCATTAAGGTAATAGGCTTTCTTCTATGCAGCCCATGGCATGTCCTGCCCCTCACAGGCCTATTTCACATGCTCCTCCAGGAATATGGACGCCGTGTATATCATATCACGTattgttcttgtattttatcTCATCACTCCTGGATCATCAACTTGTCTGATCGGTTGCTCCTGCACAGATGATAACTTGGGAAGGTGAGTGACCACTGAGATTATACAGACTCCTAAATGTAGGTTACGTATAGCCATAAccccattttaaaaaataaaggatgTCTTAAATGTAACTTACTGATCAAATTGTTCTAAAATCTACAAACACTAtgcatacattttacatttgtacaACTCTGCACGTACATTGAGAAGCTATAAAGACAAAATGTGCACTTGTCATTTGCTTCTCTTGTCTAAACATATCTCTGCTTACCATTCTAGGTCTTTACTATGTATGGAAACCTCCATGGGACAAATCCCAGAGGATATCCCACACGATTTCACAAAAATCCGTATTGAAAACTGCCACCTGACTGAGTTACCTCGAGGATCTTTCTCCAAAGTTAGTGCCTTGGAGTTTCTCTGGCTGAATTTCAATGAGATCACCCTGATGAACATCAAAAGCTTGGAGGGGCTGGCAAACCTGACAGAGCTGAGGCTACAGGGGAACAAGCTGACTTCAGTACCGTGGACTGCATTTCAAGACACACCGAAACTCAAGATTCTGGACCTGAAGCACAATCGGTTGGATGTCCTGCCAGAACATGCTCTGAGACACTTACCTACACTGACCTACTTAGATTTATCCTTCAATCAGCTTAGTGTCATATCAAAAGATGTCTTCATTAATTGGCCTCTTTACCAAACAGCGGAGAAAGCGTGGGGGAAAGAAGGGGTGGTCTCCAATGTGGTTTTGGCGCTGCACGACAACCCTTGGTTGTGCGATTGCCGCCTCAAAGGCTTTGTTGAATTCATCAGGGCAGTCAGCCCTCCCATCATTCTGATGAACTCTTATTTGATGTGCTCAGGCCCCGCCTCCAAAGCCAACAAGTTTTTCCATGAGATCCAGTTAAAAACATGCATGAAGCCAGTGGCCTCTGCCCCAGAGACTAACATCACTTTACCTCTCGGAGCAAATGCAACACTCACATGCTTAGTCAAGGCCAGGCCAGGCCCGACCATCCAGTGGATGTACAGTCTGAAGATTATAAGAGGATTTGCtggtaagatttttttttattactatcaTCCATTAAACTGTTGTGAACCTGCTGTGGGAGCACTTAGTGAGGTATATGTTGAACTTTCAGGCTGCATCTGCTTTATGTACTAACAAAAGGCTGTTTAGGCAGAGGTAAACAAGTGTCATTTAAATGCGGAACGCTCTGTTTTCTCCATGCAGCAACTGAGACTCGCATAGACGAGGAGACCATCACCTCCAAGCTGGTGATCCCCTCTCTTGCCCTGGCAGACCGAGGACTCTACACTTGCATGGCCAACAACTTCATTGGCAACTCCTCTGTCAGCATCACGGTGAACATCAGCTCCTCCAATATCTCCgctcctctccctccacctATCCCTATGTTGTCATCCGATGAGAATGCCTACATTGATATCCGTATTGCCAAGCAGACAGTTTACGGTATCACCCTCGAGTGGTATGCAGCTACAGATAACCCAGCAGAAACCTGGTTTACCATACACTTCGGCAAATATGATTCCCCCAAAAAGGAGATGATATACATCGGCCCTGGCATCAACAGCTACTCAGTCAGTGACTTGCTTCCTGTTACAAAGTATGAAGTGTGTGTGACCTTGAAGAATCAGCCACCGAGGGAAGGCCAGTGCATCGTGTTTGTGACGGGAAGTGACATCAGCGAgctggagcagagggagaggCTCATCCACATTATAGTCATCGTGTGTGCCATGGTGCTTTCCGTGCCAGCCGGCATGTACGCCTGCACTACGGAGGCCAAATTCAGCTGCGTGGAGCACTGTGTGAATCTGTGGAAGAAGCGCAGTCTGCGTGGAGAGAATCTGCAGGGGACGGAGAGACAGGGCACTTTTGACAGCCTGCAAGCGACCAGTGATGAAGGCCTGTGCAGGGACTCGGAGGAAAAGCCCAAAAAGAGGCAGAAGCCTGAGGAAAAGGGCAAAGGAGGAAGCGCAGCTCATCTTTACTAGCATTAAATTCAAGAATTGcacatgtgtatatgtaaatAATGTCAGTAATGTCAAGTATAGTAaatatacatgtaaatatacatttcaAGCTATCAGCTCAAAATGGAGATGCCTTTATTCCTTATTAT is a genomic window of Thunnus maccoyii chromosome 20, fThuMac1.1, whole genome shotgun sequence containing:
- the LOC121886406 gene encoding leucine-rich repeat, immunoglobulin-like domain and transmembrane domain-containing protein 2 produces the protein MDAVYIISRIVLVFYLITPGSSTCLIGCSCTDDNLGRSLLCMETSMGQIPEDIPHDFTKIRIENCHLTELPRGSFSKVSALEFLWLNFNEITLMNIKSLEGLANLTELRLQGNKLTSVPWTAFQDTPKLKILDLKHNRLDVLPEHALRHLPTLTYLDLSFNQLSVISKDVFINWPLYQTAEKAWGKEGVVSNVVLALHDNPWLCDCRLKGFVEFIRAVSPPIILMNSYLMCSGPASKANKFFHEIQLKTCMKPVASAPETNITLPLGANATLTCLVKARPGPTIQWMYSLKIIRGFAATETRIDEETITSKLVIPSLALADRGLYTCMANNFIGNSSVSITVNISSSNISAPLPPPIPMLSSDENAYIDIRIAKQTVYGITLEWYAATDNPAETWFTIHFGKYDSPKKEMIYIGPGINSYSVSDLLPVTKYEVCVTLKNQPPREGQCIVFVTGSDISELEQRERLIHIIVIVCAMVLSVPAGMYACTTEAKFSCVEHCVNLWKKRSLRGENLQGTERQGTFDSLQATSDEGLCRDSEEKPKKRQKPEEKGKGGSAAHLY